The following nucleotide sequence is from Nitratidesulfovibrio termitidis HI1.
TCCTGCAACAGTTCGGGAAACACCTCGCGGTTCAGCACAAGGTTGGGCAGGCTGACCCATTTGACCTTCACCAGCCGCTTGCCCAGCCAGTACGAGAACGGCGACACGCGATAGGCCACCAGCGTGGGCACGCCCAGCAGGGCCGTTTCCAGCGTGGCCGTGCCGGATGCGGCCAGCAGCAACTGGCAGGTGCGCAGGGTGGCGTAGCGGTCGTCCGGCGATTCGACGGTCAGGGGGATGTCCGCGGGCCACAGGGCGCGCAGGGCGTCTTCGGTCACGTTGGGGGCGCGCACGCAGTGAAAGGACAGGCCGGGGCGGCTTTCCAGCAGCAGGCGGGCGGCCTTGCCGTATTCCGGCATCAGCGCCTCTGTCTCCTTGCGGCGGCTGCCGGGCATCAGGCCGATGCGCCCCGGCACGGGAGCGATGGCGTCCAGCCGCTGCCAGTCCATCATGTCCAGCAGCGGGTTGCCCACGTAGTCCACGTCCATGCCGTGGCGGCGGTAGAATTCCACCTCGAAGGGCAGGATGCAGATCATCCGGCGGATGTGGCGGCGGATGAAGTTGACCCGCCCGGTGCGCCACGCCCATATCTTGGGGCTGATGTAGTAATGCACCGGAATGCCCAGCGCTTGGGCGGCCTTGGCGATGCGGAAGTTGAATTCCGGCGCGTCGATGAGCACCACCGCGTCGGGCCTGCGCGCGGCCAGCTCCGCCTTGATGCGGCGCAGCATGCCGAGGATGCGCGGCAGGTAGCCCAGCACCTCGGTAATGCCCATGACGGACAGGTCTTCCACCCGCAGCAGGGCGTCCTGTCCGGCCTCGCGCAGGTGCGGCCCGCCCATGCCGATGCAGCACAGCGACGGGTCGCGGCGGCGCAGGGCTTCCAGCAGGCGTCCGCCGTGCATGTCGCCGGAGAGTTCACCGGCGTTGATCCACACGGTGCGCGGCGGGGTGGTGGGCGTCGTGGTGTTCGTCACCGTGGTGCCCGTTTCGGGGGTGCCCGTCGCGGGAGTGCCGGATGCGGCAGCGTCGGCCTGTTGCGTGGTCGGCTGGGGGGTGTCCGTCATGCCCTGCCGCCTACACGCCCATGCTCGCCGTGGTGACCGGCGACGGCGTGGGCCGCAGCCGGTCGTACAGCCGGATGAGCAGCATCACCACCACCATGGAGAAGATCAGCCGCGCCCACAGCGTGCCGCCAAGGTGCGCCCCGATAAGGGTCATCAGCAGGGTGTCCTCGATGAGCGCGTGCGACAGGCCCATCAGCGACAGCGAACTGAACACGTCGCGCGGGGGCACCTTGCCGCCCTGCACCTCGTGCACGATAAGCCCGCCGCCGTAGGCGATGCCAAGGCTGAGGCCCACGATGGTGATGGTGGCGGCGTTGTCGCCGATGCCCATCAGCCGCAGCACCGGGCGCAGGCAGGCGTTGAGCAGTTTGGTGATGCCCACGGCGTCCAGCACGCGCATCAGGCCCATCAGCACCAGCACGATGCCGAACACGGAGAGAAGGTTGCGCGCTTCGTTCAGGGCCCAGGCGGCCAGGGTGGCCGGGGCCTCGCGCGGGGCCCACAGCATGGTGGCGGGCTCGGAAAGGTAGCCGGTGGCGTCGAAGAAGGCGCGCATCAGCATGCCGCACAGCAGCGCCCCGCCAAAACGCAGCGCGATCTGGGTGGTCATGTTCAGGCCGCACTGCTGGGCAATGCGCCCTTCCACCAGCACGTTGTGGGCGATGAGGGTCATGGTGGCAAAGGTGGTCACCTGGGCCACGCTCAGCTGTTCCATGCCCGGCAGCAGCCCGGCGTACACGAACAGGCCGCTGTAGATGTTCACCAGCATGCTGGTGGCCCACGACAGGCCGAGGTCCGCGGGCAGGCCCACAAGACCCATGACGGGCGACAGCGGCAGGGCCAGGTAGCGCACCAGGTCCAGCTCGGTCAGCACCTTGACCACGATGATGATGGGCACCATCACCTTGACCAGCGTGAGCCAGACGTGGAAGGCATCCCTGGTGGTGCCACGCGCGGCGCGTGCGAGTGTGCGAAGGTTTTCGGCGGGCGGCATGTCGTTTCCCTTGGGATTTTCTGATCGTTGATGGCCGCTGGCCGAAGTGCGGTCTGCCCGCGCGACGTCAGGCGTCGTGCATGGCGGGCAGGCATTCCTTGTAGATATAGTCGCGCAGGGCCTGCGGCCACGGGCGCGGGGTGATGCCTGTCACCTGGGTGAAGCGGGCGGTGTCCAGCACCGAAAAGGGCGGGCGCTGGGCCTTTTGCGGGTAATCGCGCGATGGTATCGCGTGCACCTTGCAGGGCAGCCCGGCCAGGTTCACGGCTTCGGACGCCAGTTCGCACCAACTGGCCTGCCCGGCGTTGGCCACGTGGAAGATGCCGGTGGCCCGCAGTTCGGCCAGCTTCACGCTGCCCGCCGCCAGGTCCAGGGTGTAGGTGGGCGAGCCGATC
It contains:
- the lpxB gene encoding lipid-A-disaccharide synthase, with protein sequence MTDTPQPTTQQADAAASGTPATGTPETGTTVTNTTTPTTPPRTVWINAGELSGDMHGGRLLEALRRRDPSLCCIGMGGPHLREAGQDALLRVEDLSVMGITEVLGYLPRILGMLRRIKAELAARRPDAVVLIDAPEFNFRIAKAAQALGIPVHYYISPKIWAWRTGRVNFIRRHIRRMICILPFEVEFYRRHGMDVDYVGNPLLDMMDWQRLDAIAPVPGRIGLMPGSRRKETEALMPEYGKAARLLLESRPGLSFHCVRAPNVTEDALRALWPADIPLTVESPDDRYATLRTCQLLLAASGTATLETALLGVPTLVAYRVSPFSYWLGKRLVKVKWVSLPNLVLNREVFPELLQENADGAVLAHHALRWLGTPGELDRVRADLADLRRRCGPPGAADAAAKIILDDMA